tattttcttttattccaaaaatactctacacctccccactattttcttttattccaaaaatatcctacacctccccattatattcaacaatctttctctttctctctccacattaatggaACATTCACATggctcagatttaaacttgtgatatattgcaaaattttatttacactttcccttaaataagtttgattcaatcttattttcactgctcaatatatttttttttcttcaaattacttaataaatggtaaaattttgttctaaatttctaggaaaatgtttatatatgtgtgtttttttttacatttaatatctataatttttaacattatattatgttttaacttaccgacatgtttgactcaaataacttgaataaagtatttaatttattagataaataattattaaatacttaaaatataaaagaaaagttatttcttaaagatttggaatttatttagttctttcgtcattataaagtcagtatataataataataataataataataataataataataatatattatttactattaatattattatgtttattattttgtatttgcatctaacttttaagtttataaaatggaagtggtagaagcactaatattgaagttttctcttaattttatattttgcaatatatcacaagtttaaatctaagccatatgaatgctccattaatgcaaagagagaaagagaaagattgttgaggatagtggggaggtgtaggatatttttggaataaaagaaattagTGGAGAGGTGTAgaatatgtttgaaataaaaaaaatagtgagagGTGCAgaagcacttggggtggtggagggagcaacaccctgaTTTGGAATGCTGCTGCCATGTGCTTGAACCTATTGCTGGATTAGTGGGCCTTTGCTGGGTTGCGGTGTTGCACTTCCACACTTGAAATTGGGCTTTAATGTTGGGCAAATTGTTTCGCATCTGGGCCGCTGCAATAGAGTAGAAGTTGCCACTGCATCTGGCTGATAATGATTAGGCTGCTGCACACAATTTCGGCAACTTGGGATTGGCTGCTGATTGCCACTTAATTGGATAGTTGGGTCGTTTTGCGCAAGGACTGGTCTGATGGAGATGCAAACATTTGGCTGCTGGCTGAAAAGGATGAAAATGAATTGGGTTGCATGGGTTGACTTCAACTTTAGTGAAACAATGAGTTTTGAGCACCTGCAACTTTTGGGATTCATAGCTCGGGACATTCATTTGAGGCAGAAGCATTCTCTCGAGAAAGAGGAGAGCGACTGGAAAGAAACCCATGTGCTAGGTCTCGTTAGTGAGACGAAGAGAGCGAAGTAAGCTGGCGACATTGACCGGACTCTGACCGGACCCTGATCGGAGTTGACCAGTAAAGATAAAGAGGGTGATCGGAGAGCTGAGACGAGTGGAGCGCGAGCAACGAACGATGACCGTGCGATGGAGAAAGCACGAAGCTTCTCGAGCaagtttctttttccttttccctctttcattttctctttcattttcttcttccttcttcgaCCCTGTATAAAGGGATTTCTCTTCTGCAATgtacaaacacacacacacttttTCACTCTACAATTTACAGTCTTTAGTTTAGGGTTTATTCGCTTTGGTAGAGTAGAGATTTTGTCACTAGATTTTGTGGAGGAATTCCCGAGAGTGACAGAAGTGAGCTTCCTCTGTGCTTTTTAGTATGCTTGTAATGTAGATTCTGATTCTAATAAATCGTTGAAGTTGTTTTCGATTCCTCATTTCAAATTCTACTTTTGTGCTTTTGTTCTTATTCAGTTCATGATTTTTGTAAGTGTTTTTGCTTTGAAAATTGATTTGGACTCTAGAACTCTGCATTATGTGATTctttttggaattaaatgacTCTACTGCAAGCATATATtttcgagatgtcttctcgagtcaGAGATGAGTTCAATGTATAAAGATTTATTTAGAGTCGtgttttattctcttctttctAGTATTTCTAGTATGTGTCTTGTGTAATTGtgtgtttgaaaattttgaaggaAAACATCCAAATTTCTACATATGTTTTGGATGTAATAGGACCCCGAGATGGACCTATATTTTCAAGAAGTCTTCTTGAGAGATGTTAAACTTCATAATTGCCTGACTAAGTTCAATTTCAGTGTTATATTTCCAATTCTTGTGTAAGTGTGCATTGGTTGAAAAATTGAGTAAGAATTCTCATTTCAAGTTttgaaatatgaactaaaaaGACTTATATTTGCTTTTACCTAATATCTTTAGTTTGCTTCTTTATGTTTAGTATTTATGTGAAATTGACGTTAGAATAGTCTTAGGTTCATATTGTGATTTTACATTTCATTCAACTGGTTCTGTTATGTGATGATTTACTTGCATTCAACTGGTTCTGTTATGTGATGATTTACTTGCATTGACATTTACAATTTTTAGAATGTGGATTTAATTAGGAAATTAAGTTGTTCATTGGTTTCGTAGGTTGGTATCCAGGTTCATTTTAGTTTCTTACTCATTCAGATTCATTAGTTTAAGATCATTTTAGTTGcacttatttttcatattagaTTAGGTCATGTTGCTGTAGGTAATTTAGATTTCTAttctcatttcttttcttttatttcaaattacattttatttttttcttttctttttaaacctattttagtttacttttttttttaatttttttgtttaatttcttttccatTAATTAATAgttagtaaataaatacaagaattaatcaaacatttttaaaatttaattgtacGGAATTTAGAGATTGATACCTAGATTGTCCCTCTACTTTATTAGTAGGAAAACTTAGTCTGTTCTAATTTTGTGcgaataaaattcaatttaacaaatagtattttaaataactattttaagttactcctaaaaataatattttaatatttcaaacatGTTTTTTAAGTTCTTTTTTTATCGCAGTACTGCTTACCTCTTTATATATTAGCGAaacatacacattaattatattaattttagttatatacttttaaaattaaaaggtccgtgttttaaaatttaaaattttaaataacatttatcatataattaattgataattgatttCATTCAATATGATTACACTTTCACCTacataactatatatatatatatatatatatatatatatatatattatatctgcgtcatttatataaatatacgTAACAtcatgttttcaaaataattaatataaaatgagaaCTTTCCTGtaaatttgaagtttaattttcacttattaatgtaaaattttaataaatagatgTTTATATCTATGAAGAGAAAAAGGATGTTTTATTAGTTTGACaagttatttcaaattattaaattatttacaataaatacTTAAGTCTAATACttaaaagaaactttgttgtgccttactatattatataattaagtcAAAGATATGATCCATAAGAAAGTTATTTATGTATCACTTGCTTGTGGATCATGGAACATGAGTTTTAATTGTgacttatataattttgtaggtAAGACACTGACTTTGGCTTTTTAAGCCTAACAATGGGGTTGTCCTTTACTTTTCATTCTATAATGCACATAGTAGTGTCTTATCAATAACCTCCaataaaaaacagtttttatttttaatattattattattatttgtaattatttatataataaatattcctTATTATATCgttatattgttttattgagGGTTTCAAAACGATTAATTACAGTAAAAATATTGGTCAATCTATTAATAGATTAAATTAACAAAGTTAATTTcataacttataaattatttatatttgtttatatattttattcctagtaatacaagtttaaatttagctttttgtgttattttttttttcataatcaaCTTCAATAGATTTGGGAGAGAATGATTGACGAGATTTGAAAGtaaatctttttattgtttatttgagtggatttagaggtaagtgagaatggatttggaaataaatttttttaatctgtcacatcaatcaaatcctacactaattctcacaaactttaatttcaaatccattctcacttacctccaaatccactcaaataaacaataaaaaatatttaccttcaaatccctTCAATTAGTCTCCTTCAactccattcaagtgaacaaagggaTAGGAAATAATACATTCTTTCATACTTATTATTTACGGTTATACATCCtaaattcttttgttgactTAGTGTTGGAGAGATTCTCCTTAACAACCAATAATTTGATTCTAATCTGATTCTAATCATTAAGAGCGTTCAAGTCATCACTAAAATTGTCATCTTCTAAAGATCtatgttttatgtttcaaatCCTTTTGTCACCTGTTCAAAGATCTATGTTTCAAATCCTTTTTTGTCACCTATTTAAAGATCTATATTTCAGATTCAAATGCACTCCCTGTGAGGTTGGGTGAAACTTTTCACCAATCACTTTAAGATTTTTATACtcttctattattttataattttataattttttcagttAGTTAAACTAacgtttcttttaaataatcttGAAACGTGTTTAATGTTTCTTTTAGATAATCTTGCAACGTATCTAATGTTTCTTTTAGATAATCTTGCAGTTTTCAGCATTACTACACAAGGAAGTTCCACCATCTTTATTTTGATTTCTCAATATATAATTTGAGTTGCCAATGTTTCTTCCACCTCACATCAAGAGACTTGACATCACATAAATTCTCCTATGACTGAAATAAGTGTTCCATTGGAACGAGATTGCAAATACTAATTGATATGATAATATTAGAACACAAAATTCTATGAATTAAAGACCTAAAAATATCTACAATTGCAAGTTCAATAATGGAAGAAATCTCAATACTTTcttaatttaactatttatagAGTAACTTAACTAATAGGAACTGCTATTGGTTATAACTGCTTAACTAACAGTACGTTTTAACGCAAAAGTTCCCTTTCCAACCATTAAAccatttattacaaattatcTAAAGATAATTATAACGTAACCCAACATCATACTATCCTTGTTAATCTCTGCATAATATACGTATTGTCTGTCTGTACACATAATGTAGCCACGGTCTTCTCTGCCACCTAATCAATTTCATTACTCATCTTTCATAGTCTTCTTTTGCTACCTACCATAGATTTCTGTAATACTAATGGTATTCTCGGAACAAACTCTTTGACTTTCTTCAGACGACTCTGAATTAACCACATTTTGCACCCGGATGAATGCAGGTTGACTTGGAGGAGGAAGAAAGACAACATCACTATTAAGCATAGAAACTACTGTAGCCATTGTGGGTCTGTCCGAAGCAAGTTCTTGTACACATAAAAGTCCTATGTGAATGAGCCTTAACATATCTTCATGATCATTAGGATCATATATTTCTGAATCaactaaagataatatattGCCTTCTTTCCACTGTGCCCAGGTctgaaatgaaaacaaaaacaattagcTTTCAGCAAAGATTCCTATTATTGAGTTAGAAATTGTTGTGACTTACAAATCCTATAAGGGTAAGAGAATGCTCATCATCATAAAAGCTTGTGTTTCTTCTTCCACTAACAATCTCTAGCAGCAAAACACCAAAGCTAAAGACATCCGATTTCTCTGAAAACTGTCCTTGCATTGCATATTCAGGAGACATGTAACCGCTGCATTCAAATGTCAACCGTGATTCTCCAATAATTTTCTTAAGataatggataaaaaaaatatacttactATGTTCCAACAATCCTATTAGTATTAGCATGATCTTCAGTTCTTCCAAAGATTCTAGCCATACCAAAGTCTGATATTTTTGGATTCAGTTCATCATCTAACAAGATATTACTTGTCTTCAAATCTCTGTGTATAATTTTTAGTCTAGAGTCTCTATGAAGATAAAGCAACCCTCGAGCTATTCCTTCTATTATAGAGCAGCGCTTCCTCCAATCTAGGAGTTTATGTTTTGTTGGATCTAAAAAGTAATGGCAGCATTATACTCTTGTGAACATAACATTAAAAGATGAAACAACGAAGAAGGGTCATCTAAACCACTGATTTGGATGCTTTCGAGAAAACTAACTGGTTATGAAATGATTGTTTACATCTTGATATTTGTGTGCTAAATAAAGAGAATCAAAGAAGTACAGAATTAGATATTGGATATATGAGACAAATACTAGAGAAGGAATCATAGAACTAACCAAAAATAAGCACATCTAGACTTTTGTTTGGCATATATTCATATAGTAGCATCTTTTCGTCACCTTCAATACAGCAGCCAAGAAGTCTTACAAGATTACGGTGCTGAAGCTTGGAAATTACGATTACTTCGTTCATGAATTCTTCTAGACCTTGTCCAGAGGCTCTAGAAAGTCTTTTAACTGCTATTTCTTGTCCATCTTGCAGTTTcccctgaaaaaaaaaaaaaataattctgaGGACAACTATAAACAATTAATTGATTCAAATATGATAACTGTGTTTCAAGGTACCATGTAGACAGGACCAAAACCACCCTGCCCAAGTTTGTTGGACTGGTGGAAGTTGTTTGTGGCTGTTGCAAGCTTTTCGAAATCAAACAGGAGCAGCTCCTGTAGTTTAACTCGTGATAGTTCTTCAAATTCTTTGTTGCCTGTGTGTTCTAATGGTTCATCATTCTTGAAACATATGAAACCTTTCTTGCCCGTTTTCAATGCTGATTTGATTTAGTAACATATTTTAGCCAGAGTGATAAAGAAAATGTAATCTTAGCTCCTTTACCAGTAGaaacaaaactaaattataGGCCAAATTCTGAAGATGATGTCTTACCTGGGCGACAGGAAGTCCTTCTCCATATTATACATGCACAAGTGACAATGATCAGAATTCCTATTATCACTGTTACTATAATGATAATTGTTGTTTTCTTCCCTTCATATGTcaaggaaaaatattaaataaaaaatacaggGAATTCcgtaaaaaatatgtttaaaatgcTTGAGCAGACGTAGGATACCGTGTTCAAGTTCAGAAGGGTCTACACGAACATAGAGATGAAGTCCTCGATTTGAGAGTTGTTGGATGTCTAGTAGATTGTCATTCCAAGACATACAACCAATCCCATCATCGTGAGAATACGCAACACAAGAGCAATTCTTCAAGCATTGGCTTCTGCATGTCTCTGGCTCAGCACTAGACCATTCAGAAAAATCTGGAACTTTCACCTTTTGCAGTTCAAAAAATTGATCTTCATTTGTATCCATAGTTGTGTTTTGACCTTTGGCTCTTTCACACTGCAAAGGTGTGTTCCTAAAACATCCACTAGTCCAGTTTTGTGCATCCCATTCTTCTTTGTTGTTTGGCTCAAACCCTTTCAAACAGCTGCATATTGGTGAGCCATTTGTTCCTTGGCTCTGTGCATCACAGATTGCGAACGACCCGCATACACCATAAACATCACAATCCGATTCTTTACTCGTCCACGAAACTTCTAGTTCTTTCTTCTCATCATCccaatatttttcttcaacttgGCCTTGAGAATTCAGAACGTAGATTCCGAATTCAGATATATTTTCTTGGTTAGCGTTATAATAGCCTTCACCATCTACAACCGTAAAACTGTTTAGATATGCACTAGCCATGTGGTCTACCCCCGTAAAGACCCCACCACTCCAGGGACCACTGCGCCAGTATGGTCGAGTTTCATTCCAGATAAACACTTCAACGATTTTTCCGCGTTCAACAGCACCCAAAGAGAAGCTCCCAACAGAGGGATCAGAAGGGTTCTTCCATGATGTAAGTCCTACTCCCCTACCTGATCTATTGCTTGAAACTTTCATTTGGGGCAGTAATGTATTTGAAGGATGCTGAAAACTATCCCATAAGCTGTTCCCCGTTGTGGTTTCTGTGAGTTCTAGCTTCCCATCGTCTGAAAGCTGGGCAGTCGTATTGGTAGATGTGTTTGACACAGATGTTGACCAAATAACTTGATTCTGTCCATTCAGCACCACAAGATTGCCATCTTCAGAAAAGGTAACAACTCCTGAAGAATCATTCAGTGATCGATTTCTGTTAGCAACCCATACGACTGTGGATTGAAACTTCCACCAAATTCCAACGTATCGGTCTGAGGAGTTTGGAGGGGTGAAGAACCCGAACGTGAAGTTACCATCTTTGGAGCTTAGAGTTTCTAAGTCCTTGATGGTTTGTGATGAAGTGATGCTTTCAGTGGCAATACCAACGTCCAACACATAAAAACACATGAACAAAACAAAGGACAGTTTTCCATGGCTGCCGATACCCATTATTCCGATCATAGAATAAGATCTATTCCTAATATGACGTCAATGGCTACTCCTCCTTTTTTGAGTCTTCCATCTTCAACTGAACTGTCTCCACCTTCGGACATGTCAAGGTGGGCCAAAGTGATTTATTGGTTGACttaaaaacaatttagttcAAGGTAAAAATTTTGTAACCGACTTTAGATAAATGTGTTTATCATCAAAAAGGTTTTGTTTTCTCaatctatattatataatattatagtataataaaaaaatattgcacacgactatttattttatagtatatataataaaataatgttgatGTGTTTcactaaatattaatttaaatacaatagttaaaaattaaaatgttaatttataaacaataaataattatagtaaaaaaattatataaaatagtgaaaatataagaaaagattGGTGTTCACCTTCAGTTCAATTTGAACTCGTCTAACTGTTAATTAGGTGAAACACTTTAATTTAACCCACGTTTAAAAAACTAGATTAAATCTAAATTGGCCCAATCTGTAGGATATAcctcaatttcaaattttaacaatCACAAAGCAAATGCAATTTCTAGCTTATTTCTAGGAAAGTTAATGGACACTTTCAAACTAATATCAATCtttcaataaacaatttttcaactcaATTAGTGTTTAGAACTAAAGGCTGCTCACAAGTTTCTCCtcgtttattaatatttattacgtAGAAAgacgaaaatacagaaaaaaaaaagaaaaagaaaagaaagatcacttaaaaataattaagtgtaTAAATATTTGGTAGTGTGTAGAcattaagaaaaaatgttttgaaaattataaattttgacagaaagaaataaaatgataaataaaactaaGTACGAAATAATGGAGGAGATGCTaataatttcttcttcttctctttcttaatcTAAACTTCCAAAACTAATTCCCTTTTTCCAAATACTCTACAAAAGTAGGAGTTAAtgggagaaaaagagaaatattaGTGTAGGATTAtaagaaataatgaaaatagAAGATACAAATACCATTAtagtaaaaaattgattaatttattgaaaaattaagtAATCAAATTTTAAGACTATTTTCGGTAAACGTCTTGGGACCAAACAATCCTGTTGTAGACATGTTATTACTAAATGATGCTTTATGAAAGGACCACTAGACTAAACCATATCTTAGTAAATGCATCAATGTGACACATGACATTTTTGCTAAACGTGCTCCTAATGTATTTTACTAAAGAATACAATAATGTACTACATGATGATTTTGGTAAACGCGCTAAAGTTATAAACAACGCTCcaaaaataatatgttgaatAATACTTTTCTAAATGCGCTCTTATACTAAACGATAATTTGTTAGTAAACACCTTTCAAAGGCTAAACGATAGCTTTATACTAAACGATGTTTTCATCCAACGATGAAACCTTTATGAATCAATACTTATCTTTTCAAAAGTGCTTAAAGGATTTACATGTATAGAAAAATTGACAAAATTGTTTTGAACACgcaattcaaaacattaaatgcacaacgtttgaaacaacaaaaataataagaaaaaagacaTATATGCAAGCATACATTTATACTTTACTTTGTGTAGATGACTATTAGAAGTATCCACATGTTCCATCATGAGCAAGTTAGAAGTGGACGTTAGAAACAAAGAAGACATTAATGGAATGTTCTCTCCATAAAAAATCGTGTTAAAATTTCGTACAACCTACATTAGTAATTACTACaaaaaaaacatgtttgctCTAACACATTGACTTCAACATGTGGCTATTACCTACGAAAAGGCTACAAAGATCTAAAGTTCGGAGACAAGCATTGTCTAACATATCTTTTCCCAAgaagtctataaatagaagatccATTGGAAAGAAGATCAAGAAGGATAGGCACACGAATAACGAAAAGATCATCTAGAAAGCGATATTCATACTCGTGCAAGAACAAAAACTTTGAGAATACACTTTCAAGCTTCATAGAATCATAAGCTTACATTTTGTTTCTCCCATAGGCTCTTTCCTTGCATAATTTCCTATTCTAGGGT
This sequence is a window from Vigna angularis cultivar LongXiaoDou No.4 chromosome 2, ASM1680809v1, whole genome shotgun sequence. Protein-coding genes within it:
- the LOC108327861 gene encoding G-type lectin S-receptor-like serine/threonine-protein kinase At1g11300 isoform X2; the encoded protein is MIGIMGIGSHGKLSFVLFMCFYVLDVGIATESITSSQTIKDLETLSSKDGNFTFGFFTPPNSSDRYVGIWWKFQSTVVWVANRNRSLNDSSGVVTFSEDGNLVVLNGQNQVIWSTSVSNTSTNTTAQLSDDGKLELTETTTGNSLWDSFQHPSNTLLPQMKVSSNRSGRGVGLTSWKNPSDPSVGSFSLGAVERGKIVEVFIWNETRPYWRSGPWSGGVFTGVDHMASAYLNSFTVVDGEGYYNANQENISEFGIYVLNSQGQVEEKYWDDEKKELEVSWTSKESDCDVYGVCGSFAICDAQSQGTNGSPICSCLKGFEPNNKEEWDAQNWTSGCFRNTPLQCERAKGQNTTMDTNEDQFFELQKVKVPDFSEWSSAEPETCRSQCLKNCSCVAYSHDDGIGCMSWNDNLLDIQQLSNRGLHLYVRVDPSELEHGKKTTIIIIVTVIIGILIIVTCACIIWRRTSCRPGNKEFEELSRVKLQELLLFDFEKLATATNNFHQSNKLGQGGFGPVYMGKLQDGQEIAVKRLSRASGQGLEEFMNEVIVISKLQHRNLVRLLGCCIEGDEKMLLYEYMPNKSLDVLIFDPTKHKLLDWRKRCSIIEGIARGLLYLHRDSRLKIIHRDLKTSNILLDDELNPKISDFGMARIFGRTEDHANTNRIVGTYGYMSPEYAMQGQFSEKSDVFSFGVLLLEIVSGRRNTSFYDDEHSLTLIGFTWAQWKEGNILSLVDSEIYDPNDHEDMLRLIHIGLLCVQELASDRPTMATVVSMLNSDVVFLPPPSQPAFIRVQNVVNSESSEESQRVCSENTISITEIYGR
- the LOC108327861 gene encoding G-type lectin S-receptor-like serine/threonine-protein kinase At1g11300 isoform X3; translated protein: MIGIMGIGSHGKLSFVLFMCFYVLDVGIATESITSSQTIKDLETLSSKDGNFTFGFFTPPNSSDRYVGIWWKFQSTVVWVANRNRSLNDSSGVVTFSEDGNLVVLNGQNQVIWSTSVSNTSTNTTAQLSDDGKLELTETTTGNSLWDSFQHPSNTLLPQMKVSSNRSGRGVGLTSWKNPSDPSVGSFSLGAVERGKIVEVFIWNETRPYWRSGPWSGGVFTGVDHMASAYLNSFTVVDGEGYYNANQENISEFGIYVLNSQGQVEEKYWDDEKKELEVSWTSKESDCDVYGVCGSFAICDAQSQGTNGSPICSCLKGFEPNNKEEWDAQNWTSGCFRNTPLQCERAKGQNTTMDTNEDQFFELQKVKVPDFSEWSSAEPETCRSQCLKNCSCVAYSHDDGIGCMSWNDNLLDIQQLSNRGLHLYVRVDPSELEHGNKEFEELSRVKLQELLLFDFEKLATATNNFHQSNKLGQGGFGPVYMGKLQDGQEIAVKRLSRASGQGLEEFMNEVIVISKLQHRNLVRLLGCCIEGDEKMLLYEYMPNKSLDVLIFDPTKHKLLDWRKRCSIIEGIARGLLYLHRDSRLKIIHRDLKTSNILLDDELNPKISDFGMARIFGRTEDHANTNRIVGTYGYMSPEYAMQGQFSEKSDVFSFGVLLLEIVSGRRNTSFYDDEHSLTLIGFTWAQWKEGNILSLVDSEIYDPNDHEDMLRLIHIGLLCVQELASDRPTMATVVSMLNSDVVFLPPPSQPAFIRVQNVVNSESSEESQRVCSENTISITEIYGR
- the LOC108327861 gene encoding G-type lectin S-receptor-like serine/threonine-protein kinase At1g11300 isoform X1 — protein: MIGIMGIGSHGKLSFVLFMCFYVLDVGIATESITSSQTIKDLETLSSKDGNFTFGFFTPPNSSDRYVGIWWKFQSTVVWVANRNRSLNDSSGVVTFSEDGNLVVLNGQNQVIWSTSVSNTSTNTTAQLSDDGKLELTETTTGNSLWDSFQHPSNTLLPQMKVSSNRSGRGVGLTSWKNPSDPSVGSFSLGAVERGKIVEVFIWNETRPYWRSGPWSGGVFTGVDHMASAYLNSFTVVDGEGYYNANQENISEFGIYVLNSQGQVEEKYWDDEKKELEVSWTSKESDCDVYGVCGSFAICDAQSQGTNGSPICSCLKGFEPNNKEEWDAQNWTSGCFRNTPLQCERAKGQNTTMDTNEDQFFELQKVKVPDFSEWSSAEPETCRSQCLKNCSCVAYSHDDGIGCMSWNDNLLDIQQLSNRGLHLYVRVDPSELEHGKKTTIIIIVTVIIGILIIVTCACIIWRRTSCRPALKTGKKGFICFKNDEPLEHTGNKEFEELSRVKLQELLLFDFEKLATATNNFHQSNKLGQGGFGPVYMGKLQDGQEIAVKRLSRASGQGLEEFMNEVIVISKLQHRNLVRLLGCCIEGDEKMLLYEYMPNKSLDVLIFDPTKHKLLDWRKRCSIIEGIARGLLYLHRDSRLKIIHRDLKTSNILLDDELNPKISDFGMARIFGRTEDHANTNRIVGTYGYMSPEYAMQGQFSEKSDVFSFGVLLLEIVSGRRNTSFYDDEHSLTLIGFTWAQWKEGNILSLVDSEIYDPNDHEDMLRLIHIGLLCVQELASDRPTMATVVSMLNSDVVFLPPPSQPAFIRVQNVVNSESSEESQRVCSENTISITEIYGR